A region from the Dendropsophus ebraccatus isolate aDenEbr1 chromosome 1, aDenEbr1.pat, whole genome shotgun sequence genome encodes:
- the CEP41 gene encoding centrosomal protein of 41 kDa isoform X1: protein MSAKRNIGDPEVLKKRIPQNPKYQHVKTRLDTGNSMTKYLERIEEIKRNYRYKKDELFKRIKVTTFAQLVLQVASVSDENETADITSEELLRLEESNSVMSDDGELASDRTNGKGSPVDVPLSPIQLIDTIGGGESVNSARSTLQSVISGVGELDLDNKPRKTSKKDPQSSPGSLEKPYPDCPFLLLDVRDRDCYDQCHIIGAYNYPTAMLSRTMNPFTQEILNFKNAHGKIIILYDEDERIASQAATTMCERGFENLFMLSGGLKVIAQKFPDGLTTGSFPVTCLPQPTQSKSARKRTTPREPTTAAENKCRFSGEDLEKIEQHLEKLLVPTDTASRFSRLSTARSESKTATSRNSQVPSSASSTSSRSIRSISPHSKPWK, encoded by the exons GTTCTTAAGAAAAGAATCCCTCAGAATCCAAAGTACCAGCACGTAAAAACAAGGCTCGATACAG GTAACAGCATGACCAAGTATTTGGAAAGGATAGAAGAGATCAAGAGAA ATTACAGATATAAAAAAGATGAACTTTTCAAACGGATTAAAGTTACTACCTTTGCCCAGCTG gtACTTCAAGTGGCATCTGTATCTGATGAGAATGAGACAGCTGACATTACAAGTGAGGAGCTACTGAGACTGGAAG AGAGCAATTCTGTCATGTCAGATGATGGTGAGCTTGCTAGTGACCGGACAAATGGAAAAGGAAGTCCCGTTGATGTTCCTTTAAGTCCAATCCAACTTATTGACACCataggaggaggagagtctgttAATTCTGCCCGATCTACCCTGCAGAG TGTTATCAGTGGAGTTGGAGAATTAGACCTGGATAATAAACCTAGGAAGACAAGTAAAAAAGATCCTCAGTCTAGCCCAGGATCCCTGGAAAAACCATACCCGGATTGCCCATTCCTTCTCCTTGATGTTCGGGACAGAGATTGTTACGACCAGTGCCATATTATTGGAG CTTACAACTATCCTACTGCAATGCTTTCCAGAACAATGAATCCATTCACACAAGAAATTCTAAATTTT AAAAATGCCCATGGTAAAATTATTATCCTCTATGATGAAGATGAGAGGATAGCCAGCCAAGCCGCAACAACGATGTGTGAAAGAGGGTTTGAGAATTTATTTATGCTTTCTGGAG GTCTGAAAGTCATAGCTCAGAAATTCCCGGATGGTCTTACAACTGGTTCATTCCCAGTCACCTGCCTACCCCAGCCCACCCAATCTAAATCTGCTCGCAAACGCACAACTCCAAGAGAACCTACTACAGCTGCAGAGAACAAGTGCCGATTTTCTGGTGAGGACTTGGAAAAAATCGAGCAACACCTAGAGAAATTGCTTGTGCCAACAGACACTGCCA GTCGTTTTAGCAGATTATCCACCGCAAGATCAGAGTCAAAAACAGCTACCTCAAGAAATAGCCAAGTCCCATCGTCTGCCAGTTCCACCAGTTCCCGATCTATTCGCAGCATCAGTCCGCACTCCAAGCCATGGAAATAA
- the CEP41 gene encoding centrosomal protein of 41 kDa isoform X2: MCYSQLQVLKKRIPQNPKYQHVKTRLDTGNSMTKYLERIEEIKRNYRYKKDELFKRIKVTTFAQLVLQVASVSDENETADITSEELLRLEESNSVMSDDGELASDRTNGKGSPVDVPLSPIQLIDTIGGGESVNSARSTLQSVISGVGELDLDNKPRKTSKKDPQSSPGSLEKPYPDCPFLLLDVRDRDCYDQCHIIGAYNYPTAMLSRTMNPFTQEILNFKNAHGKIIILYDEDERIASQAATTMCERGFENLFMLSGGLKVIAQKFPDGLTTGSFPVTCLPQPTQSKSARKRTTPREPTTAAENKCRFSGEDLEKIEQHLEKLLVPTDTASRFSRLSTARSESKTATSRNSQVPSSASSTSSRSIRSISPHSKPWK, from the exons GTTCTTAAGAAAAGAATCCCTCAGAATCCAAAGTACCAGCACGTAAAAACAAGGCTCGATACAG GTAACAGCATGACCAAGTATTTGGAAAGGATAGAAGAGATCAAGAGAA ATTACAGATATAAAAAAGATGAACTTTTCAAACGGATTAAAGTTACTACCTTTGCCCAGCTG gtACTTCAAGTGGCATCTGTATCTGATGAGAATGAGACAGCTGACATTACAAGTGAGGAGCTACTGAGACTGGAAG AGAGCAATTCTGTCATGTCAGATGATGGTGAGCTTGCTAGTGACCGGACAAATGGAAAAGGAAGTCCCGTTGATGTTCCTTTAAGTCCAATCCAACTTATTGACACCataggaggaggagagtctgttAATTCTGCCCGATCTACCCTGCAGAG TGTTATCAGTGGAGTTGGAGAATTAGACCTGGATAATAAACCTAGGAAGACAAGTAAAAAAGATCCTCAGTCTAGCCCAGGATCCCTGGAAAAACCATACCCGGATTGCCCATTCCTTCTCCTTGATGTTCGGGACAGAGATTGTTACGACCAGTGCCATATTATTGGAG CTTACAACTATCCTACTGCAATGCTTTCCAGAACAATGAATCCATTCACACAAGAAATTCTAAATTTT AAAAATGCCCATGGTAAAATTATTATCCTCTATGATGAAGATGAGAGGATAGCCAGCCAAGCCGCAACAACGATGTGTGAAAGAGGGTTTGAGAATTTATTTATGCTTTCTGGAG GTCTGAAAGTCATAGCTCAGAAATTCCCGGATGGTCTTACAACTGGTTCATTCCCAGTCACCTGCCTACCCCAGCCCACCCAATCTAAATCTGCTCGCAAACGCACAACTCCAAGAGAACCTACTACAGCTGCAGAGAACAAGTGCCGATTTTCTGGTGAGGACTTGGAAAAAATCGAGCAACACCTAGAGAAATTGCTTGTGCCAACAGACACTGCCA GTCGTTTTAGCAGATTATCCACCGCAAGATCAGAGTCAAAAACAGCTACCTCAAGAAATAGCCAAGTCCCATCGTCTGCCAGTTCCACCAGTTCCCGATCTATTCGCAGCATCAGTCCGCACTCCAAGCCATGGAAATAA